A genome region from Triticum aestivum cultivar Chinese Spring chromosome 2B, IWGSC CS RefSeq v2.1, whole genome shotgun sequence includes the following:
- the LOC123042707 gene encoding endoglucanase 13, with product MARLTIASAAVALILLVASAEASPAWSDYAGAFDKSLQFFEAQRSGKLPTDRTVHWRGDSALTDGFSQGVDLVGGYYDAGDHVKFGFPAAYAVTMLSWGVLEFEKEMVAANSLNRALDAIRWGTNYFIKAHTEPNTLWVQVGDGDSDHLCWERAEDMSTPRTASKIDASRPGSEVAAETAAALAAAAKVFRHYDSMYADLLLMHAKQIFTFADTFRGRYDDSLQCAKKFYPSASGYQDELLWGAAWLYEATGDEDYLDYVARNAEAFGGTGWAVREFSWDNKYAGVQVLLSKVLLAAGGDGDYADTLKQFRAKAEFFMCACIQKNGGNNVRTTPGGLLYVADWNNMQYVSSSVFLLTVYADYLAETGDKLRCPDGEVAPAEIVAFARSQVDYVLGKNPLSMSYMVGHGDKFPTHVHHRGASIPSVYAVNDTVGCMEGFDAYYNSKGADPNVLVGALVGGPDGHDGFVDDRCNYQRAEPTLAAAAPMCGVFARLAAEPAAAGNSPGYQLPQDTLHVGGTPLEFVHTVTHTWKTNGVDYYRHVVTAKHACAHPITYLRLRIQGLTGPIYGVSATHDKEMYGFPSWLTRLDVDDKLTIVYIQEGPAAKITVAEYKTG from the exons ATGGCGCGATTGACGATTgcatcggcggcggtggcgctgaTCCTGCTCGTGGCGTCCGCGGAGGCCTCGCCGGCGTGGTCGGACTACGCCGGCGCGTTCGACAAGTCCCTCCAGTTCTTCGAGGCGCAGCGGTCCGGCAAGCTCCCCACCGACCGCACCGTGCACTGGCGCGGCGACTCCGCCCTCACCGACGGCTTCTCCCAGGGG GTGGATCTGGTCGGCGGGTactacgacgccggcgaccacgtcAAGTTCGGGTTCCCGGCGGCGTACGCGGTGACCATGCTGTCGTGGGGCGTGCTCGAGTTCGAGAAGGAGATGGTCGCCGCCAACTCCCTCAACCGCGCCCTCGACGCCATCCGCTGGGGCACCAACTACTTCATCAAGGCCCACACCGAGCCCAACACCCTCTGGGTCCAG GTGGGTGACGGGGACAGCGACCACCTGTGCTGGGAGCGCGCGGAGGACATGTCGACGCCGAGGACGGCGTCCAAGATCGACGCCAGCCGCCCGGGCTCCGAGGTGGCCGCCGAGACGGCTGCGGCGCTCGCCGCGGCCGCTAAGGTGTTCCGGCACTACGACTCCATGTACGCCGACCTGCTGCTCATGCACGCCAAGCAGATCTTCACCTTCGCCGACACCTTCCGGGGCCGCTACGACGACTCCCTGCAGTGCGCCAAGAAGTTCTACCCCTCCGCCTCCGGCTACCAGGACGAGCTGCTCTGGGGCGCCGCCTGGCTCTACGAGGCCACCGGCGACGAGGACTACCTCGACTACGTCGCCCGCAACGCCGAGGCCTTCGGCGGGACCGGCTGGGCCGTGCGCGAGTTCTCCTGGGACAACAAGTACGCCGGCGTCCAGGTGCTGCTCTCCAaggtgctcctcgccgccggcggcgATGGTGACTATGCCGACACGCTCAAGCAGTTCCGGGCCAAGGCCGAGTTCTTCATGTGCGCATGCATCCAGAAGAACGGCGGCAACAACGTCAGGACCACCCCGGGCGGCCTCCTCTACGTCGCCGACTGGAACAACATGCAGTACGTCAGCTCCTCCGTCTTCCTCCTCACCGTCTACGCCGACTACCTGGccgagaccggcgacaagctccgGTGCCCCGACGGCGAGGTCGCGCCGGCCGAGATCGTCGCCTTCGCCAGGTCCCAGGTGGACTACGTCCTGGGCAAGAACCCGCTCTCCATGAGCTACATGGTCGGCCACGGCGACAAGTTCCCCACGCACGTGCACCACCGCGGGGCCTCCATCCCGTCGGTCTACGCCGTCAACGACACCGTCGGGTGCATGGAGGGCTTCGACGCCTACTACAACAGCAAGGGCGCCGACCCCAACGTCCTCGTCGGCGCGCTCGTCGGCGGGCCAGACGGCCACGACGGCTTCGTCGACGACCGCTGCAACTACCAGCGCGCCGagcccaccctcgccgccgccgcgcccatgTGCGGCGTCTTCGCCCGCCTCGCCGCCGAACCCGCGGCCGCCGGTAACAGCCCGGGCTACCAGCTTCCGCAGGACACCCTGCACGTCGGAGGCACGCCGCTGGAGTTCGTGCACACGGTCACCCACACGTGGAAGACCAACGGCGTGGACTACTACCGGCACGTCGTGACCGCCAAGCACGCGTGCGCCCACCCCATCACCTACCTCAGGCTGCGGATCCAGGGGCTGACCGGCCCCATCTACGGCGTCTCCGCCACGCACGACAAGGAGATGTACGGCTTCCCCTCCTGGCTCACCAGGCTCGACGTCGACGACAAGCTCACCATCGTCTACATCCAGGAGGGCCCCGCCGCCAAGATCACCGTCGCAGAGTACAAGACGGGCTGA